In Rhinolophus ferrumequinum isolate MPI-CBG mRhiFer1 chromosome 18, mRhiFer1_v1.p, whole genome shotgun sequence, a genomic segment contains:
- the LOC117038203 gene encoding olfactory receptor 10H1-like produces MLGLNHTSTSVFILIGFSDFPHLRLLFFLLFLLMYLFTLLGNLLIMATIRSERSLHTPMYLFLCALSISEILYTFAIIPRMLADLLSTHRSIARAACASQMFFSFTFGFTHSFLLTVMGYDRYVAICHPLRYNVLMSPGVCACLVAWSWAGGSVMGLVVTAAIFHLTFCGPNEVHHFFCHVPPLVKLACGDNVSTVALGVGLVCITALLGCCLLILLSYASIVATILRIPSAEGRHKAFSTCVSHLTVVVVHYGFASVIYLKPKGPQSLEGDTLMGVTYTIVTPFLSPIIFSLRNKELKNAMKKTFLSKLFL; encoded by the coding sequence ATGCTAGGGCTCAACCACACCTCCACATCTGTCTTCATCCTCATCGGCTTCTCCGACTTCCCCCACCTCCGGCTGCTGTTCTTCCTCTTGTTCCTGCTCATGTACCTGTTCACGTTGCTGGGGAACCTGCTCATCATGGCCACCATCCGGAGCGAGCGCAGCCTCCACACGCCCATGTACCTCTTCCTGTGCGCCCTCTCCATCTCCGAGATCCTCTACACCTTCGCCATCATCCCCCGCATGCTGGCCGACCTGCTCTCCACCCACCGCTCCATTGCCCGGGCGGCCTGTGCCAGCCAGATGTTCTTCTCCTTCACATTTGGCTTCACCCACTCCTTCCTGCTCACCGTCATGGGCTATGaccgctatgtggccatctgcCACCCGCTGCGTTACAACGTGCTCATGAGCCCCGGTGTCTGTGCCTGCCTGGTGGCCTGGTCTTGGGCGGGTGGCTCAGTCATGGGGCTGGTGGTGACAGCGGCAATTTTCCACCTCACCTTCTGTGGACCCAATGAGGTCCACCATTTTTTCTGCCATGTGCCACCTCTTGTGAAGTTGGCCTGTGGGGACAATGTCTCCACTGTGGCCCTAGGCGTGGGCCTGGTGTGCATCACGGCCCTGCTGGGCTGCTGTCTCCTCATCCTCCTCTCCTACGCCTCCATTGTGGCCACCATCTTGCGGATCCCCTCAGCTGAAGGCCGGCACAAGGCCTTCTCCACATGCGTGTCCCACCTCACCGTGGTGGTCGTGCACTACGGCTTTGCCTCTGTCATCTACCTCAAGCCTAAGGGTCCCCAGTCCCTGGAAGGAGACACCCTGATGGGCGTCACCTATACCATCGTCACACCCTTCCTCAGTCCCATCATCTTCAGCCTCAGGAACAAGGAGCTGAAGAACGCCATGAAGAAGACCTTCCTCAGCAAGCTCTTTCTCTAG